Proteins encoded in a region of the Rothia mucilaginosa genome:
- a CDS encoding DUF6318 family protein → MTTFFTRRTLLGVGATGILAALAACASDIRPLSQGSGGSSGSASDAASGAASGAASSSASASASPSPTDDHTPGSYVGPIKFNNYERNGTYIPATADAPAQNVPKPLIPEKMKENSPEGAYALMGYWLASQNYLILTGDVEPLMKADPAKAFLRNSRTMIKLYESGLGWIYGSDQPYKIEIAENELQPVANKQDRYEWLVTVAYDPAAKYHIEGEPDATIVEEEKTIPRTTKFIMEYKEGMWRMLLDNNS, encoded by the coding sequence ATGACTACCTTCTTCACTCGACGTACTCTCCTGGGCGTGGGTGCGACCGGCATCCTTGCGGCGCTGGCTGCGTGCGCTAGCGATATTCGCCCGCTGTCGCAGGGTTCCGGCGGTTCCTCTGGTTCAGCTTCTGATGCTGCGTCTGGCGCGGCTTCTGGTGCGGCGTCCTCTTCTGCGAGCGCTTCGGCGTCGCCTTCTCCTACCGATGATCACACGCCCGGCTCATACGTGGGTCCGATTAAGTTCAATAACTACGAGCGGAACGGCACCTACATCCCTGCGACTGCGGATGCGCCGGCGCAGAACGTGCCGAAGCCTCTGATTCCGGAGAAGATGAAGGAAAACAGCCCCGAGGGCGCCTACGCTCTGATGGGTTATTGGCTTGCTTCCCAGAATTATCTGATTCTGACCGGCGATGTTGAGCCGCTGATGAAGGCGGATCCTGCGAAGGCTTTTTTGAGGAACTCTAGGACCATGATTAAGCTCTACGAGTCGGGTCTGGGTTGGATTTACGGTTCGGATCAGCCGTACAAGATTGAGATTGCGGAGAATGAGCTTCAGCCGGTTGCTAATAAGCAGGACCGTTATGAATGGCTTGTGACTGTTGCTTATGATCCTGCCGCTAAGTACCACATTGAGGGTGAGCCTGATGCGACTATCGTTGAGGAGGAAAAGACGATTCCTCGCACGACGAAGTTCATCATGGAGTACAAGGAAGGCATGTGGCGCATGCTC